The Xanthomonas fragariae genome has a segment encoding these proteins:
- a CDS encoding IS3 family transposase (programmed frameshift), with the protein MSKTKYSPEVRERAVRLVREHQGEYGSQWAAIESIAGKIGCSAQTLCNWVRQAERDAGERSGLSTDERAQLKTLLRENRELRQANEILRKASAYFGPGGARPPLQALTTFVTEHRDVHGVEPICQVLQVAPSRYYRHAGREADANLRPNRWWKDQALRPQIRRVWEQNRQVYGVRKVWRQLKREGYQVARCTVERLMGELGLHGVVRGKVVKTTISDKRPCPLDKVNRQFHAPSPNRLWVSDFTYVSTWAGFVYVAFVIDVYARRIVGWKVSQTAHTDFVLDALEQALHARRPTEGGLIHHCDRGVQYVSIRYTERLADAGIEPSVGSVGDSYDNALAETINGLYKAEVIHRRSWRNRQDVELATLDWVDWYNHKRLLGSIGNIPPAEAEEADYRQQAGYVKAA; encoded by the exons ATGAGCAAGACGAAGTATTCACCAGAAGTACGAGAGCGTGCGGTTCGGCTGGTGCGGGAGCACCAAGGGGAGTACGGCTCGCAGTGGGCGGCGATCGAGTCGATTGCCGGGAAGATCGGCTGTTCGGCGCAGACGCTGTGCAATTGGGTGCGGCAGGCCGAACGTGATGCTGGCGAGCGTTCGGGTTTGAGCACGGACGAGCGTGCGCAGTTGAAGACACTGCTGCGGGAGAACCGCGAGCTGCGGCAGGCCAACGAGATCCTGCGCAAGGCCAGCGCATATTTCG GCCCAGGCGGAGCTCGACCGCCGCTTCAAGCCCTGACCACGTTCGTGACCGAACATCGCGATGTCCACGGGGTCGAGCCGATCTGCCAGGTGCTGCAGGTTGCCCCGTCGAGGTATTACCGCCACGCGGGGCGGGAAGCGGACGCGAACTTGCGCCCGAACCGCTGGTGGAAGGACCAGGCGCTGCGCCCGCAGATCCGGCGGGTATGGGAGCAGAACCGACAGGTGTACGGCGTGCGCAAGGTCTGGCGGCAGCTCAAGCGCGAGGGCTATCAAGTGGCCCGCTGCACGGTGGAGCGGCTGATGGGCGAGCTGGGCCTGCACGGGGTGGTGCGCGGAAAGGTGGTCAAGACCACGATCAGCGACAAGCGGCCGTGCCCGCTGGACAAGGTGAACCGGCAGTTCCATGCGCCGTCGCCAAACCGACTGTGGGTCAGCGACTTCACCTACGTCTCGACCTGGGCCGGGTTCGTGTACGTGGCTTTCGTGATCGACGTGTACGCACGGCGGATCGTGGGCTGGAAGGTGTCGCAGACGGCGCACACGGACTTCGTGCTGGACGCACTGGAGCAAGCGTTGCATGCGCGGCGGCCCACCGAAGGCGGCCTGATCCACCACTGCGACCGCGGCGTGCAGTATGTGTCGATCCGCTACACCGAGCGGCTGGCCGACGCCGGGATCGAGCCGTCGGTGGGCAGCGTGGGCGATAGCTACGACAACGCGCTGGCCGAGACGATCAACGGGTTGTACAAGGCTGAGGTGATCCACCGGCGCTCATGGCGCAATCGCCAGGACGTCGAACTGGCCACCCTGGATTGGGTGGACTGGTACAACCACAAGCGATTGCTGGGGTCGATCGGGAACATTCCGCCAGCAGAAGCCGAAGAGGCTGACTATCGACAACAGGCCGGTTACGTCAAAGCGGCGTGA
- a CDS encoding type II toxin-antitoxin system VapC family toxin codes for MIVLDTNVVSEAMKPEPNPAVRAWLNEQVAETLYLSSVTLAELLFGIGALPNGKRKKGLGEALDGLLELFSERVLMFDTEAARNYAELAVKARTAGKGFPTPDGYIGAIAASKGFIVATRDTSPFEAAGLTVINPWNNQ; via the coding sequence ATGATTGTCTTGGATACGAATGTCGTCTCCGAGGCGATGAAACCCGAACCCAACCCGGCCGTGCGAGCTTGGTTGAATGAGCAGGTAGCGGAAACCCTCTACCTGTCCAGCGTGACGCTTGCCGAACTGCTGTTCGGCATCGGCGCGCTGCCGAACGGGAAACGTAAAAAAGGCCTGGGCGAAGCCCTGGACGGATTGCTCGAACTGTTCAGCGAGCGGGTGCTGATGTTCGACACCGAAGCAGCTCGCAATTATGCCGAGCTGGCGGTGAAGGCCCGCACAGCCGGGAAGGGTTTTCCAACACCTGACGGATATATTGGGGCTATTGCGGCCTCCAAGGGATTTATCGTAGCAACACGCGACACCAGCCCTTTCGAAGCGGCCGGGCTTACTGTTATCAATCCTTGGAATAATCAGTAA
- the guaB gene encoding IMP dehydrogenase, with translation MLRIQAEALTYDDVSLVPAHSLVLPKDVSLETRLTRDLRLKLPILSAAMDTVTEHRLAVAMAQLGGIGIIHKNLTPAQQAAEVAKVKKFESGVITEPFTVRPDTTIGEVLALTRARNISGVPVVDGTELVGIVTSRDMRFEKKLDDPVRHIMTKKDRLITVHEGASDEEVLELLHRNRIEKILVVNDSFELRGLITVKDIQKKTDNPNAAKDNAKRLLVGAAVGVGGDTEQRIELLAAAGVDVVIVDTAHGHSQGVIDRVAWVKKAYAQLQVIGGNIVTGDAALALMDAGADAVKVGVGPGSICTTRIVAGVGVPQITAVDMVAEALQDRIPLIADGGIRYSGDIGKALVAGASTVMVGGLLAGTEEAPGEVELFQGRSYKSYRGMGSLGAMEKGSKDRYFQDASDADKLVPEGIEGRVPYRGPVGGIVHQLIGGLRATMGYVGCATIEDMRTKPKLVKITGAGQRESHVHDVQITKEPPNYRAG, from the coding sequence ATGCTGCGCATCCAGGCTGAAGCTCTTACCTACGACGACGTTTCGCTCGTCCCTGCTCATTCGCTCGTCCTGCCCAAGGACGTCAGTCTGGAAACTCGGCTGACGCGCGATCTGCGCCTGAAACTGCCAATTCTCTCGGCTGCCATGGACACAGTGACAGAGCACCGTCTGGCGGTGGCCATGGCCCAGCTGGGCGGAATTGGCATCATCCACAAGAACCTCACGCCGGCCCAGCAGGCTGCCGAAGTGGCCAAGGTCAAGAAGTTCGAGTCAGGCGTGATCACTGAGCCGTTTACCGTCAGGCCGGACACGACGATTGGCGAGGTGCTTGCGCTGACCCGGGCGCGCAATATCTCCGGTGTGCCGGTGGTGGATGGTACCGAACTGGTCGGCATCGTCACCAGCCGCGACATGCGCTTCGAAAAGAAGCTCGACGATCCTGTCCGGCACATCATGACCAAGAAGGATCGCCTGATCACAGTGCACGAAGGTGCTAGCGATGAGGAAGTGCTTGAGCTGCTGCATCGCAACCGCATCGAAAAGATCCTGGTGGTCAACGACAGCTTCGAGCTGCGCGGCCTGATCACGGTCAAGGACATCCAGAAAAAGACCGACAACCCGAACGCGGCCAAAGACAACGCCAAGCGATTGCTGGTAGGTGCGGCGGTGGGAGTGGGCGGCGATACCGAGCAGCGCATTGAGCTGCTCGCCGCAGCTGGCGTTGACGTAGTGATCGTAGATACCGCGCATGGCCATTCGCAAGGTGTGATCGACCGCGTGGCCTGGGTCAAGAAGGCCTATGCACAGCTGCAGGTGATCGGCGGCAACATCGTCACCGGCGATGCTGCGCTGGCCTTGATGGATGCCGGCGCCGATGCGGTCAAGGTCGGCGTCGGTCCGGGCTCGATCTGTACCACGCGTATCGTTGCCGGTGTCGGCGTGCCGCAGATCACTGCGGTCGATATGGTGGCCGAAGCCCTGCAGGACCGCATTCCACTGATTGCCGATGGTGGCATCCGCTATTCCGGCGATATCGGCAAGGCGCTTGTTGCCGGTGCGTCCACAGTGATGGTCGGCGGCCTGTTGGCTGGTACCGAAGAAGCGCCGGGCGAGGTCGAACTGTTCCAAGGTCGCAGCTACAAGAGCTACCGCGGCATGGGCAGCCTGGGTGCGATGGAAAAGGGGTCCAAGGATCGCTATTTTCAGGACGCCAGCGACGCCGACAAACTGGTGCCGGAAGGCATTGAAGGGCGCGTGCCGTATCGCGGCCCGGTCGGCGGCATCGTCCATCAGCTGATCGGTGGTCTGCGCGCGACCATGGGTTATGTGGGCTGCGCCACCATCGAAGACATGCGCACCAAGCCGAAGCTCGTCAAGATCACCGGCGCCGGCCAGCGGGAGAGCCACGTCCACGACGTGCAGATCACCAAGGAACCGCCGAACTACCGCGCTGGGTGA
- a CDS encoding DUF1244 domain-containing protein, with product MTDTTSTPNSITTSIEAAAFRRLLQHLNQDRTDVQNIDLMILAGFCRNCLGDWYREAAEAQGQTMSKDQAREAVYGMPFADWKQQHQKDATPEQLEAFAAAQRKHG from the coding sequence ATGACCGACACCACCTCAACGCCCAATTCAATCACGACATCCATCGAAGCGGCCGCATTTCGCCGTCTGTTGCAGCATCTAAACCAGGATCGCACCGATGTGCAGAACATAGATCTGATGATCCTCGCTGGCTTCTGCCGCAATTGCCTGGGCGACTGGTACCGCGAAGCGGCAGAAGCGCAAGGTCAAACGATGAGCAAGGACCAGGCACGCGAAGCGGTCTATGGCATGCCGTTCGCCGACTGGAAGCAGCAACATCAGAAAGACGCCACGCCCGAGCAGCTGGAAGCCTTTGCCGCGGCTCAACGCAAACACGGCTGA
- a CDS encoding TraK family protein produces the protein MATTDSSYPAELAARLALEQQTSQIKRRDYLAAFMAARSDVKKAMEAGYTLKIIWEHMRDIGRIPFRYETFLKYVRQHITNAPPGSMSHGSAK, from the coding sequence ATGGCGACGACAGACAGCAGCTACCCTGCCGAGTTGGCCGCACGGCTCGCTCTTGAGCAGCAGACCTCGCAGATCAAGCGCCGGGACTACCTGGCCGCTTTCATGGCGGCGCGCTCAGACGTTAAGAAAGCGATGGAGGCCGGCTACACGCTCAAGATCATCTGGGAGCACATGCGCGATATCGGGCGCATCCCTTTTCGATATGAGACGTTCCTGAAATACGTTCGCCAGCACATCACCAATGCGCCGCCTGGGTCCATGAGTCACGGCAGCGCGAAGTAA
- a CDS encoding FitA-like ribbon-helix-helix domain-containing protein yields the protein MAILTVRNVPDEVHRALRLRAAEHGRSTEAEVREILESAVKSEKRVRMGDALAELGRQVGLTNDDFAVLDQVRDKVPAEPMRFE from the coding sequence ATGGCAATCTTGACAGTGCGGAATGTGCCCGACGAGGTGCATCGCGCTCTGCGCTTACGGGCCGCCGAGCATGGCCGCAGTACAGAGGCGGAGGTCCGCGAGATTCTGGAGAGTGCAGTTAAGTCAGAAAAGCGCGTCCGCATGGGCGACGCGTTGGCGGAGCTTGGCCGCCAAGTAGGGCTGACAAACGATGATTTCGCAGTGTTGGACCAGGTGCGCGACAAGGTGCCGGCAGAACCGATGAGGTTTGAATGA
- the galU gene encoding UTP--glucose-1-phosphate uridylyltransferase GalU, translating to MSKRIRKAVFPVAGLGTRFLPATKTVPKEMLPIIDKPLIQYAVDEAIQAGCDTLIFVTNRYKHSIADYFDKAYELEHKLERAGKLEQLELVRHALPEGVSAIFVTQAEALGLGHAVLCAKAVVGDEPFAVLLPDDLIWNRGAGALTQMADVAEASGGSVIAVEDVPHDMTASYGIVATDVFDGHKGRITAIVEKPKPEVAPSTLAVVGRYVLSPKIFELLEQTGAGAGGEIQLTDAIAGLLQQETVDAYRFEGRRFDCGAHIGLIEATVHFALEHKKHGGPAKEILRAALAEADARS from the coding sequence ATGAGTAAGCGTATTCGCAAGGCCGTTTTCCCCGTTGCAGGTCTTGGGACCCGCTTTCTTCCGGCAACCAAAACGGTTCCGAAAGAAATGCTGCCAATCATCGACAAACCGCTGATCCAGTACGCTGTCGACGAAGCCATCCAGGCTGGTTGCGATACCCTGATCTTCGTCACCAACCGCTACAAGCACTCGATCGCGGACTACTTCGACAAGGCCTACGAGCTAGAGCATAAACTCGAGCGTGCAGGCAAGCTGGAGCAACTGGAACTGGTGCGTCATGCGTTGCCGGAAGGCGTTAGCGCCATTTTTGTGACGCAGGCTGAAGCACTGGGTCTGGGCCACGCAGTTCTTTGCGCCAAGGCGGTGGTGGGTGATGAGCCGTTCGCCGTGTTGCTGCCAGACGATCTTATCTGGAATCGCGGCGCTGGTGCGCTGACGCAGATGGCTGATGTGGCAGAAGCCTCCGGCGGCAGTGTTATTGCGGTCGAAGATGTGCCGCACGACATGACCGCCAGCTATGGCATCGTGGCTACCGACGTGTTCGATGGCCACAAAGGTCGCATCACCGCCATTGTTGAAAAGCCCAAGCCGGAAGTGGCGCCTAGCACTCTGGCCGTGGTCGGGCGCTATGTGCTCAGCCCGAAGATCTTCGAACTGCTCGAACAGACCGGCGCAGGAGCGGGTGGAGAAATTCAATTGACTGATGCGATTGCTGGGCTGCTGCAGCAGGAAACCGTCGATGCGTATCGTTTCGAGGGCCGTCGCTTCGATTGCGGCGCGCATATTGGTCTGATCGAGGCTACCGTGCACTTCGCGCTTGAGCACAAGAAGCATGGGGGACCTGCTAAGGAAATCCTGCGCGCTGCGCTGGCCGAGGCGGATGCTCGCAGCTGA
- the folD gene encoding bifunctional methylenetetrahydrofolate dehydrogenase/methenyltetrahydrofolate cyclohydrolase FolD, with the protein MTASAPAASAPARLLDGRRIAEDLLDGLKLRVDARLAAGRVRPGLAVVLVGGDPASSVYVRNKRRAAEKVGIEAFDYDLPQGTSEIELAKLVDQLNADTKIHGILIQLPLPGICDANRLIQCIDPRKDVDGFHPQNVGHLALREFGLRPCTPRGIVTLLGHTDQPVRGRNATIVGVSNHVGRPMGLELLIAGCTVTSCHKFTPPEVLEASVRNADILVVAVGRPGLIPGEWVKPGAVVIDVGINRLEDGRLVGDVGFDAAAQRASWITPVPGGVGPMTVATLMQNTFEAADASD; encoded by the coding sequence ATGACCGCTTCCGCGCCAGCTGCATCTGCTCCGGCCCGCCTTCTCGATGGTCGCCGCATTGCCGAGGACCTGCTCGACGGATTGAAGCTGCGGGTGGACGCGCGTCTGGCGGCCGGCAGGGTACGCCCCGGATTGGCGGTGGTGCTGGTCGGCGGTGATCCAGCCTCGTCGGTGTATGTGCGCAACAAGCGGCGTGCGGCCGAAAAAGTCGGCATCGAAGCCTTCGATTACGACTTGCCGCAAGGCACCAGCGAAATCGAATTGGCGAAGCTAGTCGACCAACTCAATGCAGACACCAAGATCCACGGCATCCTGATTCAACTGCCGTTGCCGGGGATATGCGATGCCAATCGTTTGATCCAGTGCATCGACCCGCGCAAGGACGTGGATGGTTTCCATCCGCAGAATGTCGGGCATCTTGCGTTGCGCGAATTCGGCCTGCGTCCATGCACGCCGCGCGGCATCGTGACTTTGCTCGGTCACACCGATCAGCCGGTGCGTGGCCGCAACGCGACCATTGTTGGCGTGAGCAACCACGTCGGTAGGCCGATGGGTCTAGAGTTGCTGATCGCCGGTTGCACGGTCACCAGCTGCCACAAATTCACCCCGCCCGAGGTGCTGGAAGCTAGCGTGCGCAATGCCGATATTTTAGTGGTGGCGGTGGGCCGTCCTGGCCTGATTCCTGGCGAATGGGTCAAGCCGGGCGCAGTGGTGATCGATGTAGGCATCAATCGGTTGGAAGACGGGCGTTTGGTGGGCGATGTCGGTTTCGACGCCGCAGCGCAGCGCGCGTCCTGGATCACGCCGGTGCCGGGTGGGGTAGGGCCGATGACGGTGGCTACGCTGATGCAGAACACGTTTGAAGCCGCCGATGCGTCTGATTGA
- the guaA gene encoding glutamine-hydrolyzing GMP synthase, whose product MTNIHNDKILILDFGAQYTQLIARRIREIGVYCEIWAWDHEPSEIFGFGAKGIILSGGPESTTLPGAPFAPQEIFDSGLPVFGICYGMQTLAAQLGGATEAANQREFGHAEVDVVAADALFSGLTDHAGSSRLNVWMSHGDHVSQVPPGFTVTAVTDRIPVAAMSNEDKRWYGVQFHPEVTHTLQGQTLLRRFVVDVCGCQTLWTAANIIDDQIARVRAQVGDDELILGLSGGVDSSVVAALLHKAIGDKLTCVFVDTGLLRWQEGDQVMAMFAEHMGVKVIRVNAADRYFVKLEGVSDPEAKRKIIGNLFVDIFDEESNKLANAKWLAQGTIYPDVIESAGSKTGKAHVIKSHHNVGGLPEHMKLGLVEPLRELFKDEVRRLGVELGLPRTMVYRHPFPGPGLGVRILGEVKREYAELLAKADAIFIDELRKADLYDKTSQAFAVFLPVKSVGVVGDARAYEWVIALRAVETIDFMTAHWAHLPYDFLGTVSNRIINELRGVSRVVYDISGKPPATIEWE is encoded by the coding sequence ATGACCAATATCCATAACGACAAGATCCTTATCCTCGATTTCGGCGCCCAGTACACCCAGCTGATTGCGCGGCGTATCCGTGAGATCGGGGTCTATTGCGAGATCTGGGCGTGGGATCATGAACCGTCGGAGATCTTCGGCTTCGGTGCCAAGGGCATCATCCTGTCTGGTGGTCCTGAGTCGACCACGTTGCCGGGTGCGCCGTTCGCGCCGCAGGAAATCTTCGACAGTGGCTTGCCGGTGTTCGGCATCTGCTACGGCATGCAGACGCTTGCCGCGCAGTTGGGTGGTGCAACCGAGGCGGCGAATCAGCGCGAATTCGGTCATGCCGAAGTCGATGTGGTTGCCGCTGACGCCTTGTTTTCCGGGCTGACCGATCACGCTGGATCGTCGCGTTTGAACGTGTGGATGAGCCACGGCGACCACGTCTCGCAGGTGCCACCTGGCTTCACCGTCACTGCGGTGACCGACCGGATTCCGGTGGCGGCGATGTCCAACGAGGACAAGCGCTGGTACGGCGTGCAGTTCCACCCGGAAGTGACGCACACGCTGCAGGGCCAGACCTTGTTGCGTCGCTTCGTGGTCGATGTCTGCGGCTGCCAGACGCTGTGGACCGCGGCCAACATCATCGACGACCAGATCGCGCGCGTACGCGCGCAGGTGGGCGATGACGAACTGATTCTGGGCCTGTCCGGTGGCGTCGATTCGTCGGTGGTCGCCGCACTGCTGCACAAGGCGATCGGCGACAAGCTGACCTGCGTGTTCGTCGATACCGGCCTGCTGCGCTGGCAGGAAGGCGATCAGGTGATGGCGATGTTTGCCGAGCACATGGGCGTCAAGGTGATCCGCGTCAATGCGGCCGACCGCTATTTCGTCAAGCTCGAAGGCGTCAGCGACCCGGAAGCCAAACGCAAGATCATCGGCAATTTGTTCGTGGATATCTTCGACGAAGAATCCAACAAATTGGCCAATGCCAAATGGTTGGCGCAGGGCACGATCTACCCGGACGTGATCGAGTCGGCCGGCAGTAAGACCGGCAAGGCGCACGTGATCAAGAGTCACCACAATGTCGGCGGCCTGCCCGAGCACATGAAGCTGGGGCTGGTCGAGCCGTTGCGCGAATTGTTCAAGGACGAAGTGCGTCGCCTCGGCGTCGAACTCGGCCTGCCACGCACAATGGTGTATCGCCATCCGTTCCCGGGCCCCGGCCTGGGCGTGCGCATCCTGGGCGAAGTGAAGCGCGAATACGCCGAACTGCTAGCCAAGGCCGATGCGATCTTCATCGACGAACTGCGCAAGGCCGATCTGTACGACAAGACCAGCCAGGCGTTTGCGGTCTTCCTGCCGGTCAAGTCGGTGGGCGTGGTCGGCGATGCACGCGCCTACGAATGGGTGATTGCGCTGCGTGCGGTGGAAACCATCGACTTCATGACCGCGCACTGGGCGCATTTGCCGTACGACTTCCTCGGTACCGTCTCCAATCGCATCATCAACGAATTGCGCGGCGTCTCGCGCGTGGTCTACGACATCTCCGGCAAGCCGCCTGCGACGATTGAGTGGGAATGA
- a CDS encoding IS3 family transposase (programmed frameshift), with translation MSSKRYTDEFKIEAVRQVTDRGFKVAEVAERLGVTTHSLYAWLRAFGKPGVMQRAEVDQSAEVRRLKAELRRVTEERDILKKGRRVLCQGVKAKYAFMQAHRSEFRLCAMCRVLRVNRAGYDAWLRSPDSERAKEDERLLGLIKHHWLASGSVYGHRKIAQDLRDLGERCSRHRVYRLMRTEGLRAQVGYGRKPRFHGGMQCKAAANLLDRQFDVTKPDTAWASDFTFIRTQEGWMYLAVVIDLFSRQVVGWAMRDRADTELVVQALLSAVWRRKPNAGCLVHSDQGSVYTSDDWQSFLASHGLVCSMSRRGNCHDNAPVESFFGLLKRERIRRRIYSTKEAARTEVFDYIEMFYNPKRRHGSTGDLSPVEFERRRRPPDFE, from the exons ATGAGCAGCAAGCGGTATACGGATGAGTTCAAGATCGAAGCGGTCCGACAAGTGACCGATCGTGGGTTCAAGGTGGCAGAAGTCGCAGAGCGGCTGGGTGTCACCACACATAGCCTGTACGCCTGGCTGCGTGCGTTCGGCAAGCCTGGCGTGATGCAGCGCGCCGAGGTGGACCAGAGCGCCGAGGTTCGGCGTCTGAAGGCAGAGTTGCGTCGAGTGACCGAGGAGCGCGACATCCTAAAAAAGG GCCGCCGCGTACTTTGCCAAGGGGTGAAGGCAAAGTACGCGTTCATGCAGGCCCATCGCAGCGAATTCAGGCTGTGCGCGATGTGTCGGGTGTTGCGCGTCAACCGGGCGGGTTATGACGCCTGGTTACGCTCGCCCGACAGTGAGCGCGCCAAGGAAGATGAGCGCTTGCTGGGACTGATCAAGCACCACTGGCTGGCCAGCGGCAGCGTCTATGGGCATCGCAAGATCGCCCAGGATCTGCGCGATCTGGGGGAACGTTGCAGTCGCCATCGGGTGTATCGGCTGATGCGCACCGAGGGACTGCGTGCCCAGGTGGGCTATGGTCGCAAACCGCGCTTCCATGGAGGAATGCAGTGCAAGGCAGCGGCCAACCTGCTGGACCGACAGTTCGACGTGACGAAGCCGGACACGGCCTGGGCGAGCGATTTCACCTTCATCCGCACGCAGGAAGGCTGGATGTATCTGGCTGTTGTGATCGATCTGTTTTCCAGGCAGGTCGTCGGCTGGGCAATGCGCGATCGGGCCGATACCGAGTTGGTCGTGCAGGCCTTGTTGTCTGCGGTCTGGCGGCGCAAACCCAACGCTGGTTGCCTGGTTCATTCGGACCAAGGGTCGGTCTACACCAGCGATGACTGGCAGAGTTTCCTGGCGTCCCATGGCTTGGTGTGCAGCATGAGTCGGCGTGGCAACTGCCACGACAATGCACCCGTGGAGAGCTTCTTCGGCCTGCTCAAACGCGAGCGGATCAGGCGGCGGATCTATTCCACCAAAGAGGCCGCACGCACCGAGGTGTTCGACTACATCGAAATGTTCTACAACCCAAAACGCCGTCATGGTTCAACTGGCGACCTGTCGCCTGTAGAGTTCGAGCGGCGCCGACGTCCCCCCGATTTTGAGTAG